A window of the Oncorhynchus masou masou isolate Uvic2021 chromosome 13, UVic_Omas_1.1, whole genome shotgun sequence genome harbors these coding sequences:
- the LOC135552314 gene encoding NLR family CARD domain-containing protein 3-like isoform X2 produces the protein MSLSVDREEGGTASNRNLSGVHDTKATRIEHQRPASPVPSCVSMKSDKSMNPPIMFREGEVSIEQRIKQQRLDSPVPSCVSMKNDLSMEPPLTFKEENISTVERVQQERPAITAPSCVSMKSDQSMDPPLRFRDGVVSEQIAQQEISRQFKTVLSSDLPEGFEMNQKELADTLEKSELALICQRELKSNLKTKYQSAFEGIAKQGNPTLLNKIYTELYITKGGNGEVNNEHEVRQMETTTRKQARPETAIKCNDIFKPLPGQDRPIRTVLTKGVAGIGKTVSVQKYILDWAEGKANQDVQFVFSLPFRELNLMKGEKHSLFELLDHFSMETKKSRISNFDKYKVLFIFDGLDECRLPLDFKRNKSCCDVTESTSVDMLLTNLIKGNLLPSALLWITTRPAAANQIPSGCVDQVTEVRGFNDPQKEEYFRKRFSDKNLASRIISHMKSSRSLYIMCHIPVFCWISAKVLEKMGEEGRELPQTLTEMCTHFLVFQTKQTNEKYLAKEETGPHWNKTSILSLGKLAFQQLVKGNLIFYEEDLKECGIDVREASVYSGVCTQLFREECGLYQVKVFCFVHLSIQEFLAAVYVFLRFSNDNENLIAKPQLIFKPFWFRKTPAIDFHKSAVDKALESAGGHLDLFLRFLLGLSLESNHKHLRGLLTKTISNPQSHEETVMYIKEKIRENPSPERCINLFHCLNELNDHSLVKEIQSYLSSGNVSSENLSPAQWSALAFVLLTSEEDLEVFDLKKYSKSEEGLLRLLPVVKASRTALLSDCGVTEEGCASLASALKSNPSHLREMDLSNNDLKDSGVKMLSAGLQDPQCKLETLRLSGCLVTEEGCASLVSALRLNPSHLRELDLSYNHPGYSGVRLLSARLEDPHCRLERLNVDHGGEHTIKPGLRKYAFELKLDPNTSHRNLSWSEVNRKVTCGNGSQPYPDHPERFQDRPQVLCREGLSGRCYWEVEWSGKWVMIGVAYKGISRRGQHNDCVLGANDKSWCLFCSDKHYNARHNNERTVTSSGSHRVGVYLDWVAGTLSFYMYGISTDTLIHLHTFHTTFTEPLYPGFGVSWSKSSVSLCQIAS, from the exons atgagtctctctgttGACCGAGAGGAGGGGGGCACTGCCTCTAACAGGAATCTCTCTGGGGTACATGACACTAAAGCTACGAG GATCGAACATCAGAGACCTGCCTCCCCTGtacccagctgtgtgtccatgaagagtgacaaATCTATGAATCCACCTATCATGTTCAGAGAAGGAGAAGTTTCCATTGAACAAAG GATAAAGCAGCAGAGACTAGACTCACCTGTACCCAGCTGCGTGTCCATGAAGAATGACCTGTCTATGGAACCACCTCTCACATTTAAAGAGGAAAACATTTCTACTGTAGAAAG GGtccagcaggagagaccagccatCACGGCACCCAGCTGTGTGTCTATGAAGAGTGACCAGTCTATGGATCCACCTTTAAGGTTCAGAGATGGAGTTGTTTCCGAACAAAT AGCCCAACAGGAGATATCAAGACAGTTCAAGACAGTGCTGAGCTCAGATCTCCCTGAAGGCTTTGAGATGAACCAGAAGGAGCTTGCTGACACACTGGAGAAAA GTGAGCTTGCTTTGATTTGCCAACGGGAACTCAAATCTAATCTAAAGACGAAATATCAAAGTGCATTTGAGGGTATTGCTAAGCAAGGGaacccaacacttctcaataAGATCTACACAGAACTCTACATCACAAAGGGTGGAAATGGAGAGGTCAATAACGAACATGAGGTAAGACAAATGGAGACAACAACCAGGAAACAAGCAAGACCAGAGACGGCAATCAAATGTAATGACATCTTCAAACCTTTACCTGGACAAGACAGACctatcagaactgtgctgacaaagggagtcgccggcattggaaaaacagtctctgtgcagaagtacattctggactgggctgaaggaaaagcaaatcAGGATGTCCAATTTGTATTTTCACTTCCTTTTCGGGAGCTGAATTTGATGAAAGGAGAAAAACACAGTTTGTTTGAACTTCTCGATCACTTCTCAATGGAAACAAAAAAATCAAGAATCTCCAACTTTGACAAGTAcaaagttctgttcatctttgatggtctggatgagtgccgACTGCCCCTGGACTTCAAGAGGAACAAGAGCTGTTGTGATGTCACAGAGTCGACCTCAGTGGATATGCTGCTGACAAACCTCATCAAGGGAAATCTGCTGCCCTCTGCTCTTCTCTGGATAACTACTAGACCTGCAGCAGCCAATCAGATCCCTTCAGGATGTGTTGACCAGGTTACAGAGGTGCGAGGGTTTAATGATCCACAAAAAGAGGAATACTTTAGAAAGAGATTTAGTGATAAGAACTTGGCCAGTAGAATCATCTCACACATGAAGTCATCAAGGAGCCTCTACATCATGTGCCACATAccagtcttctgttggatctCTGCCAAAGTTCTGGAGAAAATGGGTGAAGAAGGGAGAGAGTTGCCCCAGACTCTAACTGAGATGTGCACACACTTCCTGGTATTTCAGACCAAACAGACAAATGAAAAGTATCTTGCGAAAGAAGAGACAGGTCCACACTGGAATAAAACAAGCATTCTGTCACTGGGAAAACTGGCTTTTCAACAGCTTGTGAAAGGCAATCTAATTTTCTATGAAGAAGACCTGAAAGAGTGTGGCATTGATGTCAGGGAAGCCTCAGTGTACTCAGGAGTATGCACACAGCTCTTCAGAGAGGAGTGTGGGCTGTACCAGGTCAAGGTGTTCTGCTTTGTGcatctgagcattcaggagtttctggcTGCTGTATATGTGTTTCTCAGATTCAGCAATGACAATGAGAATCTAATAGCCAAACCACAGTTAATCTTCAAACCATTTTGGTTCAGAAAAACACCTGCAATTGACTTCCACAAGAGTGCTGTGGATAAAGCCTTGGAGAGTGCGGGTGGACACCTTGATCTTTTCCTCCGCTTCCTTCTGGGCCTCTCACTGGAGTCAAATCATAAGCACTTACGAGGTCTACTGACAAAGACAATAAGCAACCCACAGAGCCATGAGGAAACAGTCATGTACATCAAGGAGAagatcagggagaatccctctccagagaggtgcatcaatctgttccactgtctgaacGAACTGAATGACCATTCTCTAGTGAAGGAGATCCAAAGTTACCTGAGCTCGGGAAATGTCTCCAGTGAAAACCTCTCACCGGCACAGTGGTCAGCTCTGGCctttgtgttgctgacttcagaAGAGGATCTGGAGgtgtttgacctgaagaaatactccaaatcagaggaaggtcttctgaggctgctgccagtTGTCAAAGCATCCAGAACAGCTCT GCTGTCAGACtgtggagtcacagaggaaggtTGTGCTTCTCTGGCCTCAGCTCTgaagtcaaacccctcacacctgagagagatggatctgagtaacaatgacctgaaggattcaggagtgaagatgctctctgctggactgcaGGATCCACaatgtaaactggagactctgag gctgtcaggctgtctggTCAcggaggaaggctgtgcttctctggtctcagctctgaggttaaacccctcacacctgagagagcttgacctgagctacaatcacccaggatactcaggagtcagactgctctctgctcgactggaggatccacactgcagactggagagACTCAA TGTGGATCATGGTGGAGAACACACAATCAAACCTGGGcttagaaaat ATGCGTTTGAGCTCAAACTGGACCcaaacacatcacacagaaacCTCTCTTGGTCTGAGGTGAATAGAAAGGTGACATGTGGGAATGGGAGTCAGccgtatcctgatcacccagagagatttcAGGACCGTCCacaggtgctgtgtagagagggtctgtctgggcgctgttactgggaggtagagtggagtgggaaATGGGTTATGATAGGAGTTGCATATAAAGgaatcagcaggagaggacaacATAATGACTGTGTGCTTGGAGCCAATGACAAGTCCTggtgtctgttctgctctgataAACATTACAATGCCAGGCACAATAATGAGAGAACTGTCACCTCCTCCGGCTCCCACAGAGTAGGAGTATATCTGGACTGGGTGGCCGGCACGCTGTCCTTCTACATGTATGGTATCTCCACTGATACACTGATCCACCTGCACACATTCCACAccacattcactgagcccctTTATCCTGGGTTTGGGGTCAGTTGGTCCAAATCCTCAGTTTCTCTGTGTCAGATAGCCTCCTGA
- the LOC135551437 gene encoding protein phosphatase 1 regulatory subunit 36, translated as MPKPQKETISIPPPGRWNWNDETQALEFTSFSTSVEVKEKRKKTKPVNFQDLASKRPERQTQSSAKRGGQSSRKTVGPAQLNAYKSSVKRGQRDYVTIEDVKQVALSLLQENDALPIPLCFLSVLKSRELDEFLAALLLYLSCYFERKSLEKKPKPLMAEQSITEKQVMAETLAKVELAQKQLAFCYSSLVLGLGLSQQHHMACGRSRVSLTYKDRQLYECLYSFFCYVAWVTFSRKDLRGIQEEVGRLLRSDTFNPALRTRIDATEDNLAQDSSTKEGQTEPKVHTPSHNAPEQRKSQRRPALSKMVTQRSPVMVSLLPYPREEAPHLFCRYRPRKQSQAKLCNPETLMEELKEQLASVSFGILGKPLSQFSCTTLMPQGANNEDEEEEEDDEEDDDDEDSGVHVRSSKNTFMAQRPVASVVDQRGSLSRANTVISRATTEGVSSDTE; from the exons ATGCCGAAACCACAAAAAGAAACG ATCAGCATACCTCCACCTGGGCGATGGAACTGGAATGATGAAACCCAAGCCCTCGAGTTCACCAG TTTTAGTACATCTGTGGAGGTAAAAGAAAAGAGAAAAAAGACTAAACCTGTCAATTTTCAAGATCTTGCCAGCAAGCGTCCAGAGAG GCAAACGCAGTCATCGGCCAAGAGGGGGGGACAAAGCAGCAGGAAGACTGTGGGTCCTGCTCAACTCAATGCCTACAAGTCCTCAGTAAAACGGGGTCAGAGGGACTATGTGACCATCGAGGATGTGAAAC AGGTGGCACTCAGTTTGCTGCAGGAGAATGATGCACTCCCCATTCCACTTTGCTTCCTGTCTGTGTTGAA gagcaGAGAGCTGGATGAGTTCCTGGCTGCCCTCCTGCTCTACCTGTCCTGTTACTTTGAGAGGAAGTCTCTGGAGAAGAAGCCCAAGCCTCTCATGGC TGAGCAGAGTATCACAGAGAAGCAGGTGATGGCGGAGACCCTTGCTAAGGTGGAGCTGGCCCAGAAGCAGCTGGCCTTCTGCTACTCCAGCCTGGTCCTGGGCCTGGGCCTATCCCAGCAGCACCACATGGCCTGTGGCAG GAGCCGTGTGTCATTGACCTACAAAGACAGGCAGTTGTATGAG TGTCTGTACAGCTTCTTCTGCTACGTGGCGTGGGTGACGTTCAGTAGGAAGGACCTGAGGGGCATCCAGGAGGAGGTGGGGCGCCTGCTGCGTTCTGACACCTTCAACCCCGCCCTCAGGACCAGGATAGATGCCACAGAGGACAACCTGGCCCAGGACTCCTCCACCAAAGAGGGACAGACTGAGCCCAAAGTGCACACACCGAGCCACAATGCCCCAGAGCAAAG GaagtcccagcgtcgtccggccTTGAGTAAGATGGTGACCCAGCGCTCCCCGGTCATGGTGTCCCTGCTGCCATATCCGCGGGAGGAGGCTCCTCATCTGTTCTGCCGCTACAGACCCAGGAAGCAGAGCCAGGCCAAGCTGTGTAACCCAGAGACCCTGATGGAGGAACTCAAAGAGCAGCTGGCCTCTGTCAG CTTTGGGATTCTGGGGAAGCCTCTGAGCCAGTTCAGCTGCACCACCCTTATGCCCCAGGGAGCCAACAAcgaagacgaggaggaggaggaagatgacgAGGAGGATGACGATGATGAAGACTCCGGCGTCCATGTTCGAAGCAGTAAGAACACCTTCATGGCTCAGAGACCTGTCGCATCAGTAGTGGACCAACGCGGCAGCCTCAGCCGCGCCAATACAGTCATCTCACGGGCCACCACAGAGGGAGTGTCCTCAGACACAGAGTGA
- the LOC135552314 gene encoding NLR family CARD domain-containing protein 3-like isoform X1 — protein sequence MSLSVDREEGGTASNRNLSGVHDTKATSPIHQEGPNSPVCTCVSMKCDQSMDLPLTFKEGNLPTEKRIEHQRPASPVPSCVSMKSDKSMNPPIMFREGEVSIEQRIKQQRLDSPVPSCVSMKNDLSMEPPLTFKEENISTVERVQQERPAITAPSCVSMKSDQSMDPPLRFRDGVVSEQIAQQEISRQFKTVLSSDLPEGFEMNQKELADTLEKSELALICQRELKSNLKTKYQSAFEGIAKQGNPTLLNKIYTELYITKGGNGEVNNEHEVRQMETTTRKQARPETAIKCNDIFKPLPGQDRPIRTVLTKGVAGIGKTVSVQKYILDWAEGKANQDVQFVFSLPFRELNLMKGEKHSLFELLDHFSMETKKSRISNFDKYKVLFIFDGLDECRLPLDFKRNKSCCDVTESTSVDMLLTNLIKGNLLPSALLWITTRPAAANQIPSGCVDQVTEVRGFNDPQKEEYFRKRFSDKNLASRIISHMKSSRSLYIMCHIPVFCWISAKVLEKMGEEGRELPQTLTEMCTHFLVFQTKQTNEKYLAKEETGPHWNKTSILSLGKLAFQQLVKGNLIFYEEDLKECGIDVREASVYSGVCTQLFREECGLYQVKVFCFVHLSIQEFLAAVYVFLRFSNDNENLIAKPQLIFKPFWFRKTPAIDFHKSAVDKALESAGGHLDLFLRFLLGLSLESNHKHLRGLLTKTISNPQSHEETVMYIKEKIRENPSPERCINLFHCLNELNDHSLVKEIQSYLSSGNVSSENLSPAQWSALAFVLLTSEEDLEVFDLKKYSKSEEGLLRLLPVVKASRTALLSDCGVTEEGCASLASALKSNPSHLREMDLSNNDLKDSGVKMLSAGLQDPQCKLETLRLSGCLVTEEGCASLVSALRLNPSHLRELDLSYNHPGYSGVRLLSARLEDPHCRLERLNVDHGGEHTIKPGLRKYAFELKLDPNTSHRNLSWSEVNRKVTCGNGSQPYPDHPERFQDRPQVLCREGLSGRCYWEVEWSGKWVMIGVAYKGISRRGQHNDCVLGANDKSWCLFCSDKHYNARHNNERTVTSSGSHRVGVYLDWVAGTLSFYMYGISTDTLIHLHTFHTTFTEPLYPGFGVSWSKSSVSLCQIAS from the exons atgagtctctctgttGACCGAGAGGAGGGGGGCACTGCCTCTAACAGGAATCTCTCTGGGGTACATGACACTAAAGCTACGAG CCCAATCCATCAGGAGGGACCCAACTCCCCTGTATGCACCTGTGTGTCCATGAAATGTGACCAATCTATGGATCTACCTCTCACGTTTAAAGAGGGAAACCTTCCTACTGAAAAAAG GATCGAACATCAGAGACCTGCCTCCCCTGtacccagctgtgtgtccatgaagagtgacaaATCTATGAATCCACCTATCATGTTCAGAGAAGGAGAAGTTTCCATTGAACAAAG GATAAAGCAGCAGAGACTAGACTCACCTGTACCCAGCTGCGTGTCCATGAAGAATGACCTGTCTATGGAACCACCTCTCACATTTAAAGAGGAAAACATTTCTACTGTAGAAAG GGtccagcaggagagaccagccatCACGGCACCCAGCTGTGTGTCTATGAAGAGTGACCAGTCTATGGATCCACCTTTAAGGTTCAGAGATGGAGTTGTTTCCGAACAAAT AGCCCAACAGGAGATATCAAGACAGTTCAAGACAGTGCTGAGCTCAGATCTCCCTGAAGGCTTTGAGATGAACCAGAAGGAGCTTGCTGACACACTGGAGAAAA GTGAGCTTGCTTTGATTTGCCAACGGGAACTCAAATCTAATCTAAAGACGAAATATCAAAGTGCATTTGAGGGTATTGCTAAGCAAGGGaacccaacacttctcaataAGATCTACACAGAACTCTACATCACAAAGGGTGGAAATGGAGAGGTCAATAACGAACATGAGGTAAGACAAATGGAGACAACAACCAGGAAACAAGCAAGACCAGAGACGGCAATCAAATGTAATGACATCTTCAAACCTTTACCTGGACAAGACAGACctatcagaactgtgctgacaaagggagtcgccggcattggaaaaacagtctctgtgcagaagtacattctggactgggctgaaggaaaagcaaatcAGGATGTCCAATTTGTATTTTCACTTCCTTTTCGGGAGCTGAATTTGATGAAAGGAGAAAAACACAGTTTGTTTGAACTTCTCGATCACTTCTCAATGGAAACAAAAAAATCAAGAATCTCCAACTTTGACAAGTAcaaagttctgttcatctttgatggtctggatgagtgccgACTGCCCCTGGACTTCAAGAGGAACAAGAGCTGTTGTGATGTCACAGAGTCGACCTCAGTGGATATGCTGCTGACAAACCTCATCAAGGGAAATCTGCTGCCCTCTGCTCTTCTCTGGATAACTACTAGACCTGCAGCAGCCAATCAGATCCCTTCAGGATGTGTTGACCAGGTTACAGAGGTGCGAGGGTTTAATGATCCACAAAAAGAGGAATACTTTAGAAAGAGATTTAGTGATAAGAACTTGGCCAGTAGAATCATCTCACACATGAAGTCATCAAGGAGCCTCTACATCATGTGCCACATAccagtcttctgttggatctCTGCCAAAGTTCTGGAGAAAATGGGTGAAGAAGGGAGAGAGTTGCCCCAGACTCTAACTGAGATGTGCACACACTTCCTGGTATTTCAGACCAAACAGACAAATGAAAAGTATCTTGCGAAAGAAGAGACAGGTCCACACTGGAATAAAACAAGCATTCTGTCACTGGGAAAACTGGCTTTTCAACAGCTTGTGAAAGGCAATCTAATTTTCTATGAAGAAGACCTGAAAGAGTGTGGCATTGATGTCAGGGAAGCCTCAGTGTACTCAGGAGTATGCACACAGCTCTTCAGAGAGGAGTGTGGGCTGTACCAGGTCAAGGTGTTCTGCTTTGTGcatctgagcattcaggagtttctggcTGCTGTATATGTGTTTCTCAGATTCAGCAATGACAATGAGAATCTAATAGCCAAACCACAGTTAATCTTCAAACCATTTTGGTTCAGAAAAACACCTGCAATTGACTTCCACAAGAGTGCTGTGGATAAAGCCTTGGAGAGTGCGGGTGGACACCTTGATCTTTTCCTCCGCTTCCTTCTGGGCCTCTCACTGGAGTCAAATCATAAGCACTTACGAGGTCTACTGACAAAGACAATAAGCAACCCACAGAGCCATGAGGAAACAGTCATGTACATCAAGGAGAagatcagggagaatccctctccagagaggtgcatcaatctgttccactgtctgaacGAACTGAATGACCATTCTCTAGTGAAGGAGATCCAAAGTTACCTGAGCTCGGGAAATGTCTCCAGTGAAAACCTCTCACCGGCACAGTGGTCAGCTCTGGCctttgtgttgctgacttcagaAGAGGATCTGGAGgtgtttgacctgaagaaatactccaaatcagaggaaggtcttctgaggctgctgccagtTGTCAAAGCATCCAGAACAGCTCT GCTGTCAGACtgtggagtcacagaggaaggtTGTGCTTCTCTGGCCTCAGCTCTgaagtcaaacccctcacacctgagagagatggatctgagtaacaatgacctgaaggattcaggagtgaagatgctctctgctggactgcaGGATCCACaatgtaaactggagactctgag gctgtcaggctgtctggTCAcggaggaaggctgtgcttctctggtctcagctctgaggttaaacccctcacacctgagagagcttgacctgagctacaatcacccaggatactcaggagtcagactgctctctgctcgactggaggatccacactgcagactggagagACTCAA TGTGGATCATGGTGGAGAACACACAATCAAACCTGGGcttagaaaat ATGCGTTTGAGCTCAAACTGGACCcaaacacatcacacagaaacCTCTCTTGGTCTGAGGTGAATAGAAAGGTGACATGTGGGAATGGGAGTCAGccgtatcctgatcacccagagagatttcAGGACCGTCCacaggtgctgtgtagagagggtctgtctgggcgctgttactgggaggtagagtggagtgggaaATGGGTTATGATAGGAGTTGCATATAAAGgaatcagcaggagaggacaacATAATGACTGTGTGCTTGGAGCCAATGACAAGTCCTggtgtctgttctgctctgataAACATTACAATGCCAGGCACAATAATGAGAGAACTGTCACCTCCTCCGGCTCCCACAGAGTAGGAGTATATCTGGACTGGGTGGCCGGCACGCTGTCCTTCTACATGTATGGTATCTCCACTGATACACTGATCCACCTGCACACATTCCACAccacattcactgagcccctTTATCCTGGGTTTGGGGTCAGTTGGTCCAAATCCTCAGTTTCTCTGTGTCAGATAGCCTCCTGA